A single window of Modestobacter italicus DNA harbors:
- a CDS encoding DUF5597 domain-containing protein, which yields MPFLRATDGGAQLVVDGEPTLLLGGQLHNSAASDPEHLRRVVDHVADLHAGTVIGSAGWAQVEPVEGTFDFSTVDAQLAAARDRGLHLVLIWFGAFKNAASTYAPRWVRADSRRFPRAVVDPGMHQVFSYPGAMPKPVLSVFSPELLAADRAAFVALVRHLAEADPEHVVVMVQVENEIGLLGDSRDRSPAADEAWAQQVPAELLTHLAGHADSLRPELAELWQRNGRRTAGTWAEVFGAGWEAEEVFMAWAFARHVEELAAAGKAVTPLPMYVNAWLGPQPGQSRAGEYPSGGPTSRVLDVWKAAAPSLDLLAPDVYVDDAQAAMADYDRPDNPLFIPETRFRTGSLFWALGHHRALGFSVFGIEDGRTGSQLARAYALLRPLAPAIAAAQAEGRIEGILLDEETPESTFRLGGLEVTARGSWELLGRMLLDAGVQPPPPPPPPPSETEGAEGPPAPADTRPFGLLLAEGEDTFLLVGQGVSVDFSTPGETVEVDQVQELRFDAGRWYDGRLLNGDERLHVIPLGDLGAARITLLRTPLGGRP from the coding sequence GTGCCCTTCCTGCGGGCCACGGACGGCGGGGCGCAGCTCGTCGTGGACGGCGAGCCGACGCTGCTGCTCGGGGGCCAGCTGCACAACTCGGCGGCCTCGGACCCCGAGCACCTGCGCCGGGTGGTCGACCACGTCGCGGACCTGCACGCCGGCACGGTGATCGGCAGCGCCGGCTGGGCGCAGGTCGAACCGGTGGAGGGGACCTTCGACTTCTCCACCGTCGACGCGCAGCTCGCCGCCGCGCGGGACCGCGGCCTGCACCTGGTGCTCATCTGGTTCGGCGCGTTCAAGAACGCCGCGTCGACCTACGCCCCGCGGTGGGTGCGGGCGGATTCCCGGCGGTTCCCCCGGGCGGTGGTCGACCCTGGCATGCACCAGGTGTTCAGCTACCCCGGGGCGATGCCCAAGCCGGTGCTGTCGGTCTTCTCACCCGAGCTGCTGGCCGCCGACCGGGCGGCCTTCGTGGCCCTGGTGCGCCACCTGGCGGAGGCCGACCCCGAGCACGTGGTCGTCATGGTGCAGGTGGAGAACGAGATCGGGCTCCTCGGCGACAGCCGGGACCGCTCGCCCGCGGCCGACGAGGCCTGGGCGCAGCAGGTGCCGGCCGAGCTGCTGACCCACCTGGCCGGGCACGCCGACTCGCTGCGGCCGGAGCTCGCGGAGCTGTGGCAGCGGAACGGGCGGCGCACCGCCGGTACGTGGGCGGAGGTGTTCGGCGCCGGCTGGGAGGCCGAGGAGGTCTTCATGGCCTGGGCGTTCGCCCGGCACGTCGAGGAGCTGGCCGCGGCAGGCAAGGCCGTCACCCCGCTGCCGATGTACGTCAACGCCTGGCTCGGGCCGCAGCCGGGCCAGTCCCGGGCGGGGGAGTACCCCAGCGGCGGGCCCACCTCGCGGGTGCTCGACGTCTGGAAGGCGGCCGCCCCGTCGCTGGACCTGCTCGCGCCGGACGTCTACGTCGACGACGCGCAGGCCGCGATGGCGGACTACGACCGCCCGGACAACCCGCTGTTCATCCCGGAGACCCGGTTCCGGACCGGCAGCCTGTTCTGGGCCCTCGGGCACCACCGGGCCCTCGGCTTCTCGGTCTTCGGCATCGAGGACGGCCGCACCGGCAGCCAGCTCGCCCGCGCCTACGCCCTCCTCCGCCCGCTGGCCCCGGCCATCGCCGCGGCCCAGGCCGAGGGCCGGATCGAGGGCATCCTGCTCGACGAGGAGACCCCGGAGTCGACGTTCCGGCTCGGCGGGCTCGAGGTGACCGCCCGGGGCTCCTGGGAGCTGCTCGGGCGCATGCTGCTCGACGCCGGGGTCCAGCCGCCGCCGCCCCCGCCGCCCCCGCCGAGCGAGACCGAGGGCGCGGAGGGGCCGCCGGCGCCGGCGGACACCCGGCCGTTCGGGCTCCTGCTGGCCGAGGGGGAGGACACCTTCCTGCTCGTCGGCCAGGGCGTCTCCGTCGACTTCTCCACGCCGGGAGAGACCGTCGAGGTCGACCAGGTCCAGGAGCTCCGCTTCGACGCCGGCCGCTGGTACGACGGCCGGCTGCTCAACGGCGACGAACGGCTGCACGTCATCCCCCTCGGGGACCTCGGCGCGGCCCGGATCACCCTGCTGCGCACCCCTCTCGGAGGCCGACCATGA
- a CDS encoding alpha/beta hydrolase, producing the protein MTGTVPNDMAARYLPPPEPTRRADGVRHHRDAVYAAVPGYRVLELDLWVPPAAPAPVVVWVHGGAWMAGNRRLLPPGLRPGQLFEELLAAGLAVATIEYRHAREAPFPAQLHDAKAAVRWLRQHADELGLDAGRVGIAGESAGGHLAALVGLTADRPELEGEVGVVGPSSGVDVVVDWYGVSSAETMPEFRLPPEVAAVLPAEALVPPLDVLLDGVDAATRAAVSPVAHAHAGAPPFLLQHGTADHVVPYAQSEQLAEALRAVGADVRLEPVPGATHGWDGYPEADAVVRCAVGFLAAALHPRVR; encoded by the coding sequence GTGACCGGGACGGTCCCGAACGACATGGCGGCCCGCTACCTGCCACCGCCCGAGCCGACCCGCCGCGCCGACGGCGTCCGGCACCACCGGGACGCGGTGTACGCGGCGGTGCCCGGCTACCGGGTGCTGGAGCTGGACCTGTGGGTGCCCCCGGCCGCCCCGGCACCGGTCGTGGTGTGGGTGCACGGCGGGGCGTGGATGGCGGGCAACCGGCGGCTGCTGCCGCCCGGCCTGCGCCCCGGCCAGCTGTTCGAGGAGCTGCTCGCCGCCGGCCTGGCGGTGGCGACCATCGAGTACCGGCACGCCCGCGAGGCGCCGTTCCCCGCCCAGCTGCACGACGCGAAGGCGGCGGTCCGCTGGCTCCGCCAGCACGCCGACGAGCTCGGGCTGGACGCCGGCCGGGTCGGGATCGCCGGCGAGTCGGCCGGCGGTCACCTCGCCGCGCTGGTCGGGCTGACCGCCGACCGCCCGGAGCTGGAGGGCGAGGTCGGCGTGGTCGGTCCCTCCAGCGGCGTCGACGTCGTCGTCGACTGGTACGGCGTCTCGTCCGCCGAGACGATGCCGGAGTTCCGGCTGCCGCCGGAGGTGGCCGCGGTGCTCCCGGCCGAGGCGCTGGTGCCGCCGCTGGACGTGCTCCTGGACGGCGTGGACGCCGCGACACGCGCGGCGGTCAGCCCGGTGGCGCACGCGCACGCGGGCGCGCCGCCGTTCCTGCTCCAGCACGGCACCGCCGACCACGTCGTCCCCTACGCGCAGAGCGAGCAGCTCGCCGAGGCGCTGCGGGCCGTCGGCGCCGACGTCCGGCTCGAGCCGGTGCCCGGCGCGACCCACGGCTGGGACGGGTACCCCGAGGCCGACGCGGTCGTCCGCTGCGCGGTCGGCTTCCTCGCCGCCGCCCTGCACCCGAGGGTGCGGTGA
- a CDS encoding Gfo/Idh/MocA family protein, with translation MTLRVGLVGAGPWAGMSTGPMLAAGPGTTLAAVWARRPAAAADLGQRLGAPAAASYEELLGACDAVAFAVPPDVQAELAPVAAAAGRHLLLEKPLAATVEGAERIAAAAQAAGVVTQLVLTNRWTEAVSAFAAELSTAVPRVLTAEFIGSQALPGSPFAAPWRRPDQALHDVGPHVLDLLELVAGPATVVHAHRVGAVTTVTLEHEFGAVSHATVSIATPGARGPLRCEAVTDAGRVVLADPGAEDPAAVRRRIATTFAEAVARGVPPAADVRRGVELQRLLTAAERHLRSTDT, from the coding sequence GTGACGCTGCGGGTCGGGCTGGTCGGCGCGGGCCCGTGGGCGGGGATGTCCACGGGCCCGATGCTGGCCGCGGGTCCCGGGACGACGCTCGCCGCGGTGTGGGCGCGCCGCCCCGCGGCCGCCGCGGACCTGGGTCAGCGGCTCGGTGCGCCCGCCGCCGCCTCCTACGAGGAGCTGCTGGGCGCCTGCGACGCCGTGGCGTTCGCCGTCCCGCCGGACGTCCAGGCGGAGCTGGCCCCGGTGGCCGCCGCCGCGGGGCGGCACCTGCTGCTGGAGAAGCCGCTGGCCGCCACCGTCGAGGGGGCGGAGCGGATCGCGGCGGCGGCGCAGGCCGCGGGCGTGGTGACCCAGCTGGTGCTGACCAACCGCTGGACCGAGGCGGTCTCGGCCTTCGCGGCCGAGCTGAGCACCGCGGTGCCCCGGGTGCTCACCGCGGAGTTCATCGGCAGCCAGGCGCTGCCGGGGTCCCCCTTCGCTGCGCCCTGGCGCCGTCCCGACCAGGCCCTGCACGACGTGGGCCCGCACGTGCTCGACCTGCTGGAGCTCGTCGCGGGACCGGCGACGGTGGTGCACGCCCACCGGGTCGGCGCCGTGACGACGGTGACCCTGGAGCACGAGTTCGGCGCCGTCAGCCACGCCACGGTGTCCATCGCGACACCCGGCGCCCGCGGGCCGCTGCGCTGCGAGGCGGTCACCGACGCCGGCCGCGTGGTCCTGGCCGACCCCGGCGCTGAGGACCCGGCCGCCGTCCGCCGCCGGATCGCCACCACCTTCGCCGAGGCCGTCGCGCGGGGCGTGCCCCCGGCCGCCGACGTGCGCCGCGGGGTGGAGCTGCAACGCCTGCTGACCGCCGCCGAACGACACCTGAGGAGCACCGACACGTGA
- a CDS encoding MFS transporter, whose product MTTREAVGQRTRSRQQTAVLAIACAVALMTVLDVSVVTVALPAIRDDLGLSASGLQWVVNAYTLTFAGFLLLGGRAADLLGRRRVFLFGLVVFTAASLAGGLAQAGWQLVAARAVQGIGGAVLAPVTLSLLTTTFREPAEKARALGTWSAVAGLGGALGGVVGGVLTGLLNWRWVLIVNVPVGIVLVAASVWALAPGERRPVRGQLDLPGSAAVTLGTGGLVAGIIAGEEHGWGAPRTVTLLGAAVLALVVFVLVERRAAAPLVPLSVFRVRSLVVADAISLLTGGVLPATFFFLSLYLQEVRGLGPLAAGLMLLPPGVGISLGARLAPRLLRRLADRTVYFAGVTLTVVGLAWLSRLDVTGGYVLPVLVPSALAMAGFGLSGLPLTIAATSGVGDERAGLASGLLNASRQIGGAVLLAALVAVATAVAAIDPAGGHGAQTHGYGVALLVGAGLVALAAVLGLGLPRRPVVLERTTS is encoded by the coding sequence GTGACCACCCGGGAGGCGGTCGGCCAGCGGACGAGGAGCCGTCAGCAGACCGCCGTGCTGGCCATCGCCTGCGCGGTGGCGCTGATGACCGTGCTCGACGTCTCGGTGGTGACGGTGGCGCTGCCCGCGATCCGGGACGACCTCGGGCTCTCGGCGAGCGGCCTGCAGTGGGTGGTGAACGCCTACACCCTCACCTTCGCCGGCTTCCTGCTGCTCGGTGGTCGCGCCGCGGACCTGCTGGGCCGCCGGCGCGTCTTCCTGTTCGGGCTGGTGGTGTTCACCGCCGCCAGCCTCGCCGGCGGGCTGGCGCAGGCCGGCTGGCAGCTGGTCGCGGCGCGGGCCGTGCAGGGCATCGGCGGCGCGGTGCTGGCGCCGGTGACCCTCAGCCTGCTGACCACCACGTTCCGCGAGCCGGCGGAGAAGGCGCGGGCGCTGGGCACCTGGAGCGCGGTCGCCGGTCTGGGCGGCGCCCTCGGCGGTGTCGTCGGGGGCGTGCTGACCGGCCTGCTCAACTGGCGCTGGGTGCTGATCGTGAACGTGCCGGTCGGGATCGTGCTGGTGGCCGCCTCGGTCTGGGCGCTGGCCCCGGGCGAGCGGCGGCCGGTCCGCGGCCAGCTCGACCTGCCCGGATCGGCCGCGGTGACGCTCGGCACCGGCGGGCTGGTCGCCGGCATCATCGCGGGCGAGGAGCACGGTTGGGGCGCCCCGCGGACGGTCACCCTGCTCGGCGCCGCGGTGCTCGCCCTCGTCGTCTTCGTGCTCGTCGAGCGGCGCGCCGCCGCGCCCCTGGTGCCGCTGTCGGTGTTCCGGGTCCGCTCGCTCGTGGTCGCCGACGCGATCTCCCTGCTGACCGGTGGGGTGCTGCCGGCGACCTTCTTCTTCCTCTCGCTGTACCTGCAGGAGGTCCGCGGGCTCGGCCCGCTGGCCGCCGGGCTGATGCTGCTGCCCCCCGGGGTGGGCATCAGCCTCGGTGCCCGGCTGGCACCGCGCCTGCTGCGCCGGCTCGCCGACAGGACGGTGTACTTCGCGGGCGTGACCCTGACCGTCGTCGGGCTGGCCTGGCTCTCCCGGCTGGACGTGACCGGCGGCTACGTGCTGCCGGTCCTGGTGCCGTCCGCCCTGGCGATGGCCGGCTTCGGCCTGTCCGGGCTGCCGCTGACGATCGCGGCGACGAGCGGGGTCGGCGACGAGCGCGCCGGTCTGGCGTCCGGGCTGCTCAACGCATCCCGGCAGATCGGCGGCGCGGTGCTGCTGGCCGCGCTGGTGGCGGTCGCCACCGCCGTGGCCGCGATCGATCCCGCGGGCGGGCACGGCGCCCAGACGCACGGGTACGGCGTCGCCCTCCTCGTCGGCGCCGGGCTCGTCGCGCTGGCCGCCGTCCTCGGCCTGGGACTGCCCCGTCGGCCCGTCGTCCTGGAGAGGACCACGTCATGA
- a CDS encoding glycoside hydrolase family 43 protein produces the protein MTQRPVLPGFHPDPSTCRVGETYLLATSSFEYAPGVPLFSSTDLRSWEQIGNVLDRPSQLDVSKAGPSGGIFAPTLRHHDGRFWMITTNWSDDGGQLLVHAEDPAGPWSEPVRIPSAIGIDPDLAWDDEGTCLMTYAGFGPHGGEGIVQSAIDPLTGEVLTERRQIWNGTGGKFPEGPHLYRIGEWWYLLIAEGGTERGHAVTIARSRTPHGPFEGDPANPLLTSRGTDSPVQNTGHADLVQRPDGSWAIVYHGVRARGSSPEWHVLGRETFADEVTWTDGWPVLTGHVEPAAGTGAVVETVEGSDLPVSWVGASCHLGEVVTGEDGGWRLTASGDGPVFVGRRQEHLFAVVRARLAVTGTGGLSLRIDPRHALDLEVSDGTVRAVWAVGDVRHELGRAELTGEAELELRALPSQGHEFSTARGPDRVVAGVVVDGGFTALGEVDGRYLSTEVAGGMTGRMAGVVSSSGSVLVRSFSYLGADDPAVVGGGAADPQPWAS, from the coding sequence ATGACCCAGCGTCCCGTCCTCCCGGGGTTCCACCCCGACCCGTCGACCTGCCGGGTGGGGGAGACCTACCTGCTGGCGACGTCGAGCTTCGAGTACGCCCCGGGCGTGCCGCTGTTCTCCTCGACCGACCTGCGGTCGTGGGAGCAGATCGGCAACGTGCTGGACCGCCCGTCCCAGCTCGACGTCTCCAAGGCCGGCCCGTCCGGCGGCATCTTCGCCCCGACGCTGCGCCACCACGACGGCCGGTTCTGGATGATCACCACGAACTGGTCCGACGACGGCGGCCAGCTGCTGGTGCACGCCGAGGACCCGGCCGGCCCGTGGTCGGAGCCGGTGCGCATCCCCTCGGCGATCGGCATCGACCCCGACCTCGCCTGGGACGACGAGGGCACCTGCCTGATGACCTACGCCGGCTTCGGCCCGCACGGCGGCGAGGGCATCGTGCAGTCGGCGATCGACCCGCTCACCGGCGAGGTGCTCACCGAGCGGCGGCAGATCTGGAACGGCACCGGCGGCAAGTTCCCCGAGGGCCCGCACCTGTACCGGATCGGCGAGTGGTGGTACCTGCTCATCGCCGAGGGCGGCACCGAGCGCGGGCACGCCGTGACCATCGCCCGCAGCCGGACCCCGCACGGCCCGTTCGAGGGCGACCCGGCCAACCCGCTGCTCACCTCCCGGGGGACGGACTCGCCGGTCCAGAACACCGGCCACGCCGACCTGGTCCAGCGTCCCGACGGCAGCTGGGCGATCGTCTACCACGGCGTCCGCGCCCGCGGCTCCAGCCCGGAGTGGCACGTGCTCGGCCGGGAGACCTTCGCCGACGAGGTCACCTGGACCGACGGCTGGCCGGTGCTCACCGGGCACGTCGAGCCGGCGGCCGGCACCGGCGCCGTCGTCGAGACGGTCGAGGGCAGCGACCTGCCCGTCTCCTGGGTGGGGGCCTCCTGCCACCTCGGCGAGGTCGTCACCGGCGAGGACGGCGGCTGGCGGCTCACCGCCTCCGGCGACGGACCCGTCTTCGTCGGCCGCCGGCAGGAGCACCTGTTCGCCGTGGTCCGCGCCCGGCTGGCGGTCACCGGCACCGGCGGGCTGTCGCTGCGCATCGACCCGCGGCACGCCCTGGACCTCGAGGTCTCCGACGGCACCGTGCGGGCGGTCTGGGCCGTCGGCGACGTCCGGCACGAGCTGGGGCGGGCCGAGCTGACGGGTGAGGCCGAGCTCGAGCTGCGGGCGCTGCCCTCGCAGGGGCATGAGTTCTCCACCGCCCGCGGCCCGGACCGCGTGGTCGCCGGCGTCGTGGTCGACGGCGGGTTCACCGCGCTCGGCGAGGTCGACGGCCGGTACCTGTCCACCGAGGTCGCCGGCGGCATGACCGGCCGGATGGCCGGCGTCGTCAGCAGCTCCGGCAGCGTGCTGGTCCGGTCGTTCAGCTACCTCGGCGCCGACGACCCGGCCGTCGTCGGCGGCGGCGCGGCCGACCCGCAGCCCTGGGCATCGTGA